From one Streptomyces sp. ICC1 genomic stretch:
- a CDS encoding protein kinase yields MTSQNLHIGPDAAADRYRLLRSIGRGGEAVLYLAEIELAGGAEPVVVKVLDSKTTITPDVFDRISQKWNEQAELLRFVHRPGVVGVREHFEGPPIHRPGESGTLTGRALVLVMNHVDGLDLRDWRAERTLSTAAERREVMRTLEQLADVLDWLHSGKATPSGRQVIHGDLSPGNVMVDAHGQATLVDFGLSKLTADHQTAEVWFTPGYAAPEVFDGKRTPGADRYAFGAIAYFLLTGESPPATPDLLAGALTGLPQIAVLDAEQRERIASIYASDPLKRPVNLAAWMKDIRRAVVSTTTSTSQRAVPVAPPAPVTPPVPVAPPVPVAPPTPAVAPAVAPAVAPPKPGAAPPLPPERPAVPVAAPQQPPRQPAYTPPPTEPVYSPPPVQASVPQGYGPAPAAESPTEPASAPPPRKKRRTGLVLGAVLAVLVVAAGAVVGVKLLGDKKDADGSDTAAGGDKAASSSSTPGSPTPTPTPSSSASASASASASGGPTVRPTATGSQPPSGVAPGVNSADLTVMSPVSDLGGFEVRPAKIDTKEYGAAFVAERRCYSDTYTEFDLNRAWQKLDLIVGIDDGSTNEKGRISISLDGQPAAFSELVQLGKPITHTVDVSGALRLRIKVDKGCDNGTVVIAAPVLKR; encoded by the coding sequence TTGACCAGCCAGAATCTGCACATCGGGCCGGACGCGGCAGCAGACCGCTACCGCTTGCTCCGGTCCATCGGGCGCGGCGGGGAGGCCGTGCTCTACCTCGCGGAGATCGAGCTCGCGGGCGGGGCCGAGCCCGTGGTCGTGAAGGTGCTCGACTCCAAGACAACGATCACCCCGGACGTCTTCGACCGGATCAGCCAGAAGTGGAACGAACAGGCCGAGCTGCTGCGCTTCGTCCACCGGCCCGGCGTCGTCGGCGTCCGGGAGCACTTCGAAGGGCCGCCGATCCACCGGCCCGGGGAATCCGGGACCCTGACCGGGCGCGCCCTGGTCCTGGTCATGAACCACGTCGACGGGCTGGACCTGCGGGACTGGCGGGCCGAGCGCACCCTCTCCACCGCCGCCGAGCGGCGCGAGGTGATGCGCACGCTGGAGCAGCTGGCCGACGTACTGGACTGGCTGCACTCGGGGAAGGCCACCCCGTCCGGGCGCCAGGTGATCCACGGCGACCTGTCGCCGGGCAACGTCATGGTCGACGCCCACGGGCAGGCCACGCTGGTGGACTTCGGCCTCAGCAAGCTGACCGCCGACCACCAGACCGCGGAGGTCTGGTTCACCCCGGGCTACGCGGCGCCGGAGGTCTTCGACGGCAAGCGGACCCCGGGCGCGGACCGGTACGCCTTCGGGGCCATCGCGTACTTCCTGCTGACCGGGGAATCGCCTCCGGCGACCCCCGACCTGCTGGCCGGCGCCCTCACCGGGCTGCCGCAGATCGCCGTTCTGGACGCGGAGCAGCGGGAGCGGATCGCCTCGATCTACGCCTCCGACCCGCTGAAGCGTCCGGTGAACCTGGCGGCCTGGATGAAGGACATCCGCCGCGCGGTGGTGTCCACCACCACGTCCACCTCGCAGCGTGCGGTCCCGGTCGCGCCGCCGGCCCCGGTCACGCCTCCGGTTCCGGTCGCACCTCCGGTTCCGGTCGCACCACCGACCCCTGCGGTGGCCCCGGCCGTGGCCCCGGCCGTGGCCCCGCCGAAGCCCGGGGCCGCGCCCCCGCTGCCGCCTGAGCGGCCGGCCGTCCCGGTGGCGGCTCCGCAGCAGCCCCCGCGGCAGCCGGCGTACACACCACCGCCCACCGAGCCGGTGTACTCCCCGCCCCCGGTCCAGGCGAGCGTGCCGCAGGGGTACGGTCCCGCGCCCGCGGCCGAGTCCCCTACGGAACCGGCGTCCGCGCCGCCCCCGCGCAAGAAGCGGCGGACCGGGCTGGTGCTCGGCGCGGTGCTGGCGGTGCTGGTGGTGGCGGCCGGTGCGGTGGTCGGCGTAAAGCTGCTGGGGGACAAGAAGGACGCGGACGGCTCGGACACGGCGGCCGGTGGGGACAAGGCGGCCTCGTCGTCCTCGACACCCGGGAGCCCGACGCCCACCCCGACGCCCAGCTCGTCCGCGTCCGCGTCCGCGTCCGCATCCGCATCCGGCGGCCCGACGGTCCGGCCCACGGCGACGGGTTCCCAGCCCCCGTCGGGGGTCGCGCCGGGGGTCAACTCCGCCGATCTGACCGTCATGAGCCCGGTATCGGACTTGGGTGGGTTCGAGGTCCGGCCGGCCAAGATCGACACCAAGGAGTACGGGGCGGCGTTCGTCGCGGAGCGCCGCTGCTACAGCGACACGTACACGGAGTTCGACCTCAACCGCGCGTGGCAGAAGCTGGACCTCATCGTGGGGATCGACGACGGCTCGACCAACGAGAAGGGGCGGATCAGCATCTCCCTCGACGGCCAGCCCGCCGCCTTCTCCGAGCTCGTGCAGCTGGGCAAGCCGATCACCCACACCGTTGACGTGAGCGGCGCCCTGCGGCTGCGGATCAAGGTGGACAAGGGGTGCGACAACGGCACCGTCGTCATCGCCGCCCCCGTGCTCAAGCGCTAG
- a CDS encoding GNAT family N-acetyltransferase yields the protein MICYGQAVLDLADELVDVYADVFSAPPWNEDEETIRQFATRLPADARRRGFRTALAQSATGIDGFATGWITLAAFPKNRAYAQVAAQLGPARVKELLTGALEIDELAVRPYARGRGTARDLLTEITTDAPDRRAWLLTSRLARETVATYRRLGWHEVEARPGTETGVIVFLSPEHPNRAG from the coding sequence GTGATCTGCTACGGACAGGCCGTCCTCGACCTCGCGGACGAACTGGTCGACGTCTACGCCGACGTCTTCTCCGCTCCGCCGTGGAACGAAGACGAAGAAACCATTCGCCAGTTCGCCACCCGCCTCCCGGCCGATGCCCGGCGCCGTGGCTTCCGCACCGCCCTCGCCCAGTCCGCCACCGGCATCGACGGCTTCGCGACGGGCTGGATCACCCTGGCGGCCTTCCCGAAGAACCGCGCGTACGCCCAGGTCGCGGCGCAGCTCGGACCGGCCCGGGTGAAGGAACTCCTCACCGGGGCGCTGGAGATAGACGAACTCGCGGTACGCCCCTACGCGCGCGGCCGCGGCACCGCCCGTGACCTCCTCACCGAGATCACCACCGACGCCCCGGACCGCCGCGCCTGGCTGCTGACCAGCCGGCTGGCCAGGGAGACGGTGGCCACGTACCGCCGCCTGGGCTGGCACGAGGTCGAGGCCCGGCCGGGCACGGAGACGGGCGTGATCGTCTTCCTGTCCCCGGAGCACCCGAACCGCGCGGGGTGA
- a CDS encoding alpha/beta fold hydrolase — protein sequence MSTALNSTYARTVRKESGGPGLLLAHGGGGSVESNFGPILDALAVGHSVVGVDYPGTGGTPRATEPLELDELADQLVAAADAEGLERFAVLGYSLGGNVAARIAARHPERVTALVLTATFARSGRWLDLVAGLWSELARRGEGELLARLLVPLTLSPHALEALTTEQVEDVVRATAASFPPGGGDHAALVRGADVSADLARVDVPALVIATTADRLVPLELQRAVADALPGARWAELPTGHLPFVELPQEWAALVTEFLASA from the coding sequence ATGAGCACCGCACTGAACAGCACCTACGCCCGCACCGTCCGCAAGGAGAGCGGCGGACCCGGCCTCCTCCTCGCCCATGGCGGGGGCGGTTCGGTCGAATCGAACTTCGGTCCGATCCTCGATGCCCTCGCCGTCGGCCACAGCGTCGTCGGCGTCGACTACCCCGGTACGGGTGGCACCCCGCGCGCCACGGAGCCGCTCGAACTGGACGAGCTCGCCGATCAGTTGGTCGCGGCCGCCGACGCCGAGGGGCTGGAGCGGTTCGCCGTCCTCGGGTACTCGCTCGGTGGGAACGTCGCCGCACGCATCGCCGCCCGGCATCCCGAGCGGGTCACCGCGCTCGTGCTCACCGCCACGTTCGCCCGGTCCGGGCGGTGGCTCGACCTCGTCGCCGGCCTCTGGTCGGAGCTGGCCCGGCGCGGGGAGGGCGAGCTGCTCGCGCGGCTCCTCGTACCCCTCACCCTCAGCCCGCACGCGCTGGAGGCGTTGACCACCGAGCAGGTGGAGGACGTGGTGCGGGCGACCGCCGCGTCCTTCCCGCCCGGCGGCGGGGACCATGCCGCACTGGTGCGGGGGGCCGACGTGAGCGCCGACCTCGCGCGGGTGGACGTACCGGCGCTGGTCATCGCGACCACCGCCGACCGCCTCGTACCGCTGGAGCTCCAGCGGGCGGTGGCGGACGCGCTGCCGGGGGCTCGGTGGGCGGAACTGCCCACCGGGCACCTGCCGTTCGTCGAGCTCCCGCAGGAGTGGGCGGCGCTCGTCACCGAGTTCCTGGCATCCGCGTAG
- a CDS encoding DUF397 domain-containing protein, producing the protein MTHVLTWFKSSYSTDEGGNCVEVATHTAAVHVRDSKVTEGPVLTVAPAAWAAFLDAAS; encoded by the coding sequence ATGACCCACGTACTGACCTGGTTCAAGTCGAGCTACAGCACCGACGAGGGCGGCAACTGCGTCGAGGTCGCCACCCACACCGCCGCCGTCCACGTGCGCGACTCCAAGGTCACCGAGGGCCCGGTCCTGACCGTGGCTCCCGCCGCCTGGGCCGCGTTCCTCGACGCCGCCTCCTAG
- a CDS encoding helix-turn-helix transcriptional regulator — protein sequence MADDNKPQRNVSWRVLGALAAHFRRQAGYTQASLAEHLHIDPETIGSMEQGRRLLQPRMAATLDELFETGGLLSMSLAKIPKRERYPAFAIDFFTHERSAVSLFSYENSVIPGLLQTPEYVAAVFGCLYPPMTPEEIEVQTATRLGRQSMLARKPWPPMMHYIVEQTVLERPIGGREVLRAQLRHLRELAELPFLGLQIMPTGRETHAGLNGPMVLVETVDHDQLVYLEGPRVSFLLDDPEDVHPITLKYGILRNQALSMEDSKRLLDDLLGES from the coding sequence ATGGCAGACGACAACAAGCCCCAGCGGAACGTCTCATGGCGAGTCCTGGGCGCACTGGCCGCGCATTTCCGCAGGCAGGCGGGCTACACCCAGGCGAGCCTGGCGGAGCACCTGCACATCGACCCGGAGACCATCGGCTCCATGGAGCAGGGCCGTCGGCTCCTCCAGCCGCGCATGGCGGCGACGCTCGACGAACTGTTCGAAACGGGCGGCTTGCTGAGCATGTCGCTGGCGAAGATCCCGAAGCGGGAGCGGTACCCGGCGTTCGCGATCGACTTCTTCACGCACGAAAGGAGTGCGGTGAGCCTGTTCTCGTACGAGAACTCGGTGATCCCAGGATTGCTCCAGACCCCGGAGTACGTGGCGGCGGTGTTCGGCTGTCTGTACCCACCGATGACCCCGGAGGAGATCGAAGTCCAGACGGCCACCCGGCTGGGTCGCCAGTCCATGCTGGCCCGCAAGCCATGGCCGCCGATGATGCACTACATCGTGGAGCAGACCGTCCTGGAGCGCCCCATCGGCGGACGTGAAGTCCTCCGGGCCCAGCTCCGCCACCTGCGCGAACTGGCCGAATTGCCCTTCCTGGGACTCCAGATCATGCCGACAGGCCGCGAGACCCACGCGGGTCTCAACGGGCCGATGGTGCTAGTGGAGACCGTCGACCACGACCAGCTCGTCTACCTCGAAGGACCCCGAGTCAGCTTCCTACTGGACGACCCCGAGGACGTCCATCCGATCACTCTCAAATATGGGATCCTGCGAAACCAGGCGCTGTCCATGGAGGACAGCAAGCGCCTGCTGGACGACCTGCTAGGAGAGTCATGA
- a CDS encoding DEAD/DEAH box helicase: MTSGNHPSPSKPVTGLHETLITTGLEEQLQELIAAGSVVIADQVSGESSQHVLTRHVAHAIGEVLKRLAPSDQVHAANEILRSLSTFAGPKESESWVGPIMEGPRQLLAVAGSAPSQGYSIRPSTPLSETALITNSPEDPSLGSELRAELATADRIDLLCAFVKWTGLRVLEQPLKAAAARGVPIRVITTTYIGATERKALDRLVREFNAEVKINYELRSTRLHAKAWLFRRRSRFDTAYVGSSNLSKAALLDGLEWNVRLSGIATPDVLRKFEATFDAYWSERAFEPYDPDRDADRLDRALDIAGGSSKDRDAARVISLSGLGIQPFSHQRDMLERLEVERTVHDRHANLLVAATGTGKTVMAALDFKRLRAKLGRDLRLLFIAHRKEILEQSLRTYRDVLDDANFGELLCDGKVPKDWENVFASVQSLNARTLERLSAEHFDVIVIDEFHHGTSPTYRRVLDHFSPNEFLGLTATPERMDGLNVQDEFFEGRIAAEMRLWEALENDLLCPFHYFGITDSTDMSAVAWKRGSYDSDALSSLFTGNEARARLVVRALQEKLNAPETMRALGFCVSVAHAHFMADFFNLAGFTSVALSGETPREERRAALEALKAGKLNVIFSVDLFNEGLDVPDVDTLLLLRPTSSATVFLQQLGRGLRRSENKPVLTVLDFIGQHRKEFRFEEQFRALTNLTRNRLLAAIEKDFPQLPAGCQIVLESKAKDRIIENIRSQINVNVVQLAREVAAYAQADLAAFLKESGRQINELYRGNGNSWTGLLRRAKLLTTPAPEGEEVLLRRVSAFLHVDDPARVQAYASFLDDDAPAYSDLDEHEQAYARMFFFSLWPLGAEFTTYEEAFASLRPQHAFRNELRQVLAHDLDRTEHVPVPLTGDHAALPLTVHASYSREEILPALGQAALGGFLPGHFREGVKWCEEIQTDALLVTLEKDVKDFSPQTQYKDYALGEFHFHWESQNSTSETSPTGIRYRTHTEGGSHVLLFVRRFKKTDIGGPQAWMLLGPAEYVRHQGSKPMGIEWRLHHEIPADVSSYSAIAG, encoded by the coding sequence CGCGGGGCCCAAGGAATCCGAGAGCTGGGTCGGTCCCATCATGGAGGGACCGCGCCAACTCCTCGCCGTAGCAGGCAGTGCACCGTCCCAGGGCTACTCGATCCGACCCTCCACTCCGCTGTCCGAGACGGCCCTCATCACCAACTCGCCCGAGGACCCGAGCCTTGGCTCGGAGCTCCGGGCCGAGCTGGCCACCGCCGACCGCATCGACCTGCTGTGCGCCTTCGTGAAATGGACCGGACTGCGCGTACTGGAGCAGCCGCTCAAGGCAGCTGCCGCCCGGGGCGTTCCCATCCGCGTCATCACCACGACGTACATCGGCGCCACCGAGCGCAAGGCTCTGGACCGGCTCGTGCGCGAGTTCAACGCCGAGGTGAAGATCAACTACGAGCTTCGCTCCACGCGTCTGCACGCCAAGGCCTGGCTCTTTCGCCGCCGTTCCCGCTTCGACACCGCGTACGTCGGGAGTTCCAACCTCTCCAAAGCAGCGCTGCTCGACGGGCTGGAGTGGAACGTCCGACTGTCCGGCATCGCGACACCGGACGTACTACGGAAGTTCGAAGCCACCTTCGACGCCTACTGGAGCGAGCGGGCCTTCGAGCCCTACGATCCGGACCGCGACGCCGACCGCCTGGACAGGGCTCTCGACATCGCAGGTGGGTCGAGCAAGGACCGTGACGCCGCCCGCGTCATCAGCCTGTCGGGCCTGGGCATCCAGCCCTTCTCGCACCAGCGCGACATGCTGGAGCGGCTCGAAGTCGAACGCACGGTGCACGACCGGCACGCGAACCTGCTCGTAGCGGCGACGGGGACCGGAAAGACCGTCATGGCGGCGCTCGACTTCAAACGCCTGCGAGCGAAGCTGGGGCGCGATCTCCGTCTGCTGTTCATCGCCCACCGCAAGGAGATCCTCGAACAGTCCCTGCGCACCTACCGGGACGTCCTCGACGACGCCAACTTCGGCGAGCTGTTGTGCGACGGGAAGGTTCCGAAGGATTGGGAAAACGTCTTCGCGAGCGTCCAGTCCTTGAACGCCCGCACCTTGGAACGGCTCTCCGCAGAACACTTCGACGTCATCGTCATCGACGAGTTCCACCACGGAACCTCCCCCACCTACCGCAGGGTCCTCGATCACTTCTCCCCCAATGAATTCCTCGGGCTGACGGCCACCCCCGAGCGCATGGACGGTCTGAACGTCCAGGACGAGTTCTTCGAGGGACGCATTGCCGCCGAGATGCGCCTGTGGGAGGCCCTGGAGAACGACCTGCTCTGCCCCTTCCACTACTTCGGCATCACCGACAGCACCGACATGAGCGCCGTCGCGTGGAAGCGGGGATCCTACGATTCCGACGCCCTCAGCTCTCTCTTCACCGGCAACGAGGCACGGGCCCGACTGGTCGTTCGCGCCCTTCAGGAGAAGCTCAACGCACCGGAGACGATGCGCGCCCTCGGATTCTGCGTGTCCGTGGCGCACGCGCACTTCATGGCCGACTTCTTCAACCTCGCGGGGTTCACCTCCGTGGCCCTGTCCGGCGAAACTCCCCGTGAGGAGCGTCGGGCCGCTCTCGAAGCGCTGAAGGCCGGCAAACTCAATGTGATCTTCTCCGTGGACCTCTTCAACGAGGGCCTCGACGTTCCTGACGTAGACACCTTGCTCCTCTTGCGGCCCACCTCCAGCGCAACCGTGTTCCTCCAGCAGTTGGGCCGGGGCCTGCGCCGCAGCGAGAACAAGCCGGTGCTGACCGTCCTCGACTTCATCGGGCAGCACCGTAAGGAGTTCCGCTTCGAGGAGCAGTTCCGCGCCCTCACCAACCTGACGCGCAACCGGCTCTTGGCCGCCATCGAGAAGGACTTCCCGCAGCTCCCGGCCGGCTGCCAGATCGTTCTCGAGAGCAAGGCGAAGGACCGGATCATCGAGAACATCCGAAGCCAGATCAACGTGAACGTCGTCCAGCTCGCCCGAGAGGTAGCCGCGTACGCGCAGGCGGATCTGGCTGCTTTCCTCAAGGAGAGCGGCCGCCAGATCAACGAGCTGTACCGGGGGAACGGCAACTCCTGGACGGGCCTCCTGCGCCGAGCGAAGTTGCTCACCACCCCCGCACCGGAGGGCGAAGAAGTGCTCCTCAGGCGGGTCTCGGCCTTCCTGCACGTGGACGATCCCGCCCGAGTACAGGCCTACGCCTCCTTCCTCGACGACGATGCCCCGGCGTATTCCGATCTCGACGAGCACGAGCAGGCCTACGCCCGCATGTTCTTCTTCTCCCTCTGGCCGCTCGGAGCAGAATTCACCACCTACGAAGAGGCCTTCGCGTCCCTTCGGCCGCAGCACGCCTTCCGTAACGAACTCCGCCAGGTCCTGGCCCATGACTTGGACCGGACCGAACACGTCCCCGTTCCGCTGACCGGCGACCACGCGGCGCTCCCGCTGACCGTGCACGCTTCGTACAGCCGCGAGGAGATCCTTCCTGCCCTGGGGCAGGCGGCTCTCGGCGGCTTCCTTCCCGGGCACTTCCGGGAAGGCGTGAAGTGGTGCGAGGAGATCCAGACGGATGCCCTCCTGGTCACCCTGGAGAAGGACGTCAAGGACTTCTCGCCCCAGACCCAGTACAAGGACTACGCGTTGGGCGAGTTCCACTTCCACTGGGAGTCACAGAACAGCACCTCCGAGACCTCACCCACCGGCATTCGGTACCGGACCCACACGGAGGGGGGATCGCATGTCCTCCTCTTCGTCCGCCGCTTCAAGAAGACCGACATCGGCGGCCCCCAGGCGTGGATGCTCCTGGGACCCGCCGAATACGTCCGCCATCAGGGCAGCAAGCCGATGGGGATCGAGTGGCGGCTGCACCACGAGATCCCCGCTGACGTCTCCTCGTACTCCGCCATCGCGGGCTGA
- a CDS encoding DinB family protein — translation MAATEPTHRSDPPLTGGERETLRAYLDFHRATLAWKCDGLTDEELRLQASPPSTLSLLGLVRHMAEVERHWFRRTVGGADVPHLWSDKRDFQAAYDASGSTRAEAFAAWESEVEHARAVEAAAASLDVTAYVVKWEEDASLRTLMLHMIHEYARHNGHADFLREAIDGTTGA, via the coding sequence ATGGCAGCGACAGAACCCACCCACCGCAGCGACCCGCCCCTCACCGGGGGCGAGCGCGAGACGCTCCGCGCGTACCTCGACTTCCACCGGGCCACCCTCGCCTGGAAGTGCGACGGCCTCACCGACGAAGAACTGCGCCTCCAGGCCTCCCCGCCCTCGACCCTGTCCCTGCTGGGGCTGGTCCGGCACATGGCCGAGGTCGAGCGGCACTGGTTCCGCCGGACGGTGGGCGGGGCGGACGTCCCCCACCTGTGGTCGGACAAGCGCGACTTCCAGGCCGCCTACGACGCCTCCGGCTCGACCCGCGCCGAGGCCTTCGCGGCCTGGGAGTCGGAGGTCGAGCACGCGCGGGCGGTGGAGGCGGCCGCCGCGTCCCTCGACGTGACGGCGTACGTCGTGAAGTGGGAGGAGGACGCCTCGCTCCGCACGCTCATGCTCCACATGATCCACGAGTACGCCCGCCACAACGGCCACGCGGACTTCCTCCGCGAGGCCATCGACGGCACCACGGGCGCCTGA
- a CDS encoding GNAT family N-acetyltransferase, producing the protein MDRDDLLKLRAEFDSEMRREARPDTSDARVERAGPVVRQIVPGAGGNTVLWSDLDEGTADAAIAEQVAFFTGLAARGEIAGPEFEWKLYDYDRPADLGERLRAAGFVAEPAETLLIGRTSELARMPVEPPAGITLRVVTDGEGVELMMEAHRGAFGTDRPRIRELMLNLLRDEPETIEAVVAMAGDTPVSAARIEMRPGTSFAGLWGGGTVPQWRGRGIYRLLVAHRARVAAERGIPYLQVDASQDSRPILERLGFEVLGVTVPWVWEG; encoded by the coding sequence ATGGACCGGGATGACCTGCTGAAGCTGCGCGCCGAGTTCGACTCCGAGATGCGCCGGGAGGCGCGGCCCGACACCAGCGACGCGCGCGTGGAACGGGCGGGCCCGGTCGTACGGCAGATCGTGCCCGGAGCCGGCGGGAACACCGTGCTCTGGTCGGACCTGGACGAGGGGACGGCGGACGCGGCGATCGCGGAGCAGGTGGCGTTCTTCACCGGCCTGGCGGCCCGGGGCGAGATCGCGGGGCCGGAGTTCGAGTGGAAGCTCTACGACTACGACCGCCCCGCCGACCTCGGGGAGCGGCTGCGCGCGGCCGGCTTCGTGGCGGAGCCGGCCGAGACGCTGCTGATCGGCAGGACTTCGGAGCTCGCGAGGATGCCGGTGGAGCCGCCGGCGGGGATCACGCTGCGGGTGGTGACCGACGGGGAGGGCGTCGAGCTGATGATGGAGGCCCACCGCGGCGCCTTCGGCACGGACCGCCCGCGCATCAGGGAGCTGATGCTGAACCTGCTGAGGGACGAGCCGGAAACGATCGAGGCGGTCGTCGCGATGGCGGGCGACACCCCGGTGTCCGCGGCCCGGATCGAGATGCGCCCGGGCACTTCCTTCGCGGGCCTGTGGGGCGGCGGCACCGTGCCGCAGTGGCGCGGCCGCGGCATCTACCGCCTCCTGGTCGCGCACCGCGCCCGCGTGGCGGCGGAGCGCGGCATCCCCTACCTCCAGGTGGACGCCTCGCAGGACAGCCGGCCGATCCTGGAGCGGCTGGGCTTCGAGGTGCTGGGCGTCACGGTGCCCTGGGTGTGGGAGGGGTAG
- the gatB gene encoding Asp-tRNA(Asn)/Glu-tRNA(Gln) amidotransferase subunit GatB, producing MTAIELLSYEDALASYDPVMGLEVHVELGTKTKMFCGCSTELGAEPNSQTCPVCLGLPGALPVVNEIGIESAIKIGLALNCEIAEWCRFARKNYFYPDMPKNFQTSQYDEPIAFNGFLDVQLEDGEIFRVEIERAHMEEDTGKSLHVGGATGRIHGASHSLLDYNRAGIPLIEIVTKPIEGAGERAPEVAKAYVAELREVIKALGVSEARMDKGQMRCDVNLSLRTSPEVPMGTRSETKNVNSLRSVERAARFEIQRHAAVLSSGGSIVQETRHFHEEDGSTTAGRIKDNAEDYRYFPEPDLVPIAPARTWVEELRSGLPEMPRVRRNRLLQEWGVTEHDMQSILNAGAVDSIVATIEAGADSTAARKWWMGELARNANEQGVVVDELPITPVQVARVAALVASGELNDKLARQVLEGVLAGEGTPDEVVEKRGLKVVSDEGALGAAVDEAIAGNAGIADKIRGGKVAAVGALVGAVMKTTRGQADAARVKELILERLGVSE from the coding sequence GTGACTGCCATCGAACTGCTGTCGTACGAGGACGCCCTCGCGTCGTACGACCCCGTCATGGGCCTTGAGGTCCACGTCGAGCTCGGCACGAAGACCAAGATGTTCTGCGGCTGCTCGACCGAGCTGGGCGCCGAGCCCAACTCGCAGACCTGCCCGGTCTGCCTCGGGCTGCCCGGCGCGCTGCCGGTCGTCAACGAGATCGGCATCGAGTCGGCCATCAAGATCGGTCTCGCGCTGAACTGCGAGATCGCCGAGTGGTGCCGCTTCGCCCGGAAGAACTACTTCTATCCGGACATGCCGAAGAACTTCCAGACCTCCCAGTACGACGAGCCGATCGCCTTCAACGGCTTCCTGGACGTCCAGCTGGAGGACGGCGAGATCTTCCGCGTGGAGATCGAGCGCGCCCACATGGAGGAGGACACCGGCAAGTCGCTGCACGTCGGCGGCGCCACCGGCCGCATCCACGGCGCGTCCCACTCCCTGCTGGACTACAACCGCGCCGGCATCCCCCTCATCGAGATCGTCACCAAGCCGATCGAGGGCGCCGGCGAGCGGGCCCCCGAGGTCGCCAAGGCGTACGTCGCCGAGCTGCGCGAGGTCATCAAGGCGCTCGGCGTCTCCGAGGCCCGCATGGACAAGGGCCAGATGCGCTGCGACGTCAACCTGTCGCTGCGCACGAGCCCCGAGGTGCCCATGGGCACCCGCAGCGAGACGAAGAACGTCAACTCGCTGCGCTCCGTCGAGCGCGCCGCCCGCTTCGAGATCCAGCGCCACGCGGCGGTGCTCTCCTCCGGCGGCTCGATCGTGCAGGAGACCCGGCACTTCCACGAGGAGGACGGCTCCACCACGGCCGGCCGCATCAAGGACAACGCCGAGGACTACCGGTACTTCCCGGAGCCCGACCTGGTCCCGATCGCCCCGGCCCGCACCTGGGTCGAGGAGCTGCGCTCCGGTCTTCCGGAGATGCCGCGCGTGCGCCGCAACCGCCTCCTGCAGGAGTGGGGCGTCACCGAGCACGACATGCAGTCGATCCTCAACGCGGGCGCGGTGGACTCCATCGTCGCCACCATCGAGGCCGGCGCCGATTCGACGGCCGCCCGCAAGTGGTGGATGGGCGAGCTGGCGCGCAACGCCAACGAGCAGGGCGTCGTCGTCGACGAGCTGCCCATCACCCCCGTCCAGGTCGCGCGCGTCGCGGCCCTGGTGGCGTCCGGTGAGCTCAACGACAAGCTGGCCCGTCAGGTCCTCGAAGGCGTGCTCGCCGGCGAGGGCACCCCGGACGAGGTCGTCGAGAAGCGCGGCCTGAAGGTCGTCTCGGACGAGGGCGCGCTCGGCGCGGCCGTGGACGAGGCCATCGCGGGCAACGCGGGCATCGCCGACAAGATCCGCGGCGGCAAGGTCGCGGCGGTCGGCGCGCTGGTCGGAGCGGTCATGAAGACCACCCGCGGCCAGGCCGACGCGGCGCGCGTCAAGGAGCTCATCCTGGAGCGCCTGGGCGTCTCCGAATAG